A region from the Pungitius pungitius chromosome 16, fPunPun2.1, whole genome shotgun sequence genome encodes:
- the puraa gene encoding purine-rich element binding protein Aa: MADRDSGSEQGGAATGPGFGSMHPATGGAGSASGLQHETQELASKRVDIQNKRFYLDVKQNAKGRFLKIAEVGAGGNKSRLTLSMSVAVEFRDYLGDFIEHYAQLGPSNPALVQDEPRRALKSEFLVRENRKYYMDLKENQRGRFLRIRQTVNRGPGLGSTQGQTIALPAQGLIEFRDALAKLIDDYGVEDEPAELPEGSSLTVDNKRFFFDVGSNKYGVFMRVSEVKPTYRNSITVPYKVWSKFGNTFCKYAEEMKKIQEKQREKRACELQQQEELQADDDGDED, translated from the coding sequence ATGGCGGACAGAGACAGTGGTAGCGAGCAGGGAGGAGCAGCCACGGGCCCGGGCTTCGGCTCCATGCACCCAGCTACCGGAGGGGCGGGCTCTGCTTCCGGGCTCCAGCACGAGACCCAGGAGCTGGCGTCGAAGCGGGTTGACATCCAAAACAAACGCTTCTATTTGGACGTAAAGCAGAACGCGAAAGGCCGCTTCTTGAAGATCGCCGAAGTCGGGGCCGGTGGAAACAAGAGCCGCCTCACTCTCTCCATGTCCGTGGCGGTCGAGTTCCGCGACTACTTGGGGGACTTCATCGAACACTACGCCCAGCTGGGTCCCAGCAACCCGGCGCTGGTGCAGGACGAGCCCCGGCGAGCCCTCAAAAGCGAGTTCCTGGTCCGAGAGAATCGGAAATACTACATGGATCTGAAAGAGAACCAGAGGGGACGGTTCCTGAGGATCCGACAGACCGTTAACCGCGGGCCCGGTTTGGGATCCACGCAAGGCCAGACGATCGCTCTTCCGGCCCAGGGACTTATTGAGTTTCGTGACGCTTTGGCTAAACTTATTGACGATTACGGCGTAGAGGACGAGCCCGCGGAGTTGCCCGAAGGGTCGTCGTTGACTGTGGACAACAAGCGCTTTTTCTTCGACGTCGGCTCCAATAAGTACGGCGTGTTCATGCGCGTGAGCGAGGTGAAGCCGACGTACCGCAACTCGATCACGGTGCCCTACAAAGTGTGGTCCAAATTTGGGAATACGTTCTGTAAATATgccgaggagatgaagaagatccAGGAGAAGCAGCGGGAGAAAAGGGCATGCGAGCTGCAGCAacaagaggagctgcaggcggacgacgacggcgacgaGGATTGA